ACAATACTTAATTTTTTCATAAATCAAACCGGATTCCTATATTTAAAAAATTTTCCCATACAAAGCTAAATTAGGGAATAACCAAGCATCAATATCAAATATGCCTGTGACAGAACTGTTATAAAGACTAAGTATGACAAATTTATACATTTTTATAGATATTGAAGATGTGAGAATAATTATTTATTATTGTATTTTTTTACTTTAACTGGGGTAGTTTTAGATGAAAAATCAATATCCAAAATTTTATTGAGTGATGGGTATTCTTGTTTTTATGTACATTAAAATACCCATCCGATATAGAGGAAAACTACAAAATGAATAATTTAATTTGAGAAAATTCCTAATACTTTCGCTCTTTTGGTTCAAACATATTAATTACCACTGGGCGATATTGAATATCAATACCTGCTGGTGAATAATAAGCCATTGTGTGTTGCAAAAAATTAGTATCGTCTCGCTGGGGATAATCTTCGCGGAAGTGTGCGCCGCGACTTTCTTGGCGATTCAGGGCTGAGGCGAGAATTGTTTGTCCTACCACCATCAAACTTCGTAATTCTAAGGCTTCTACAAGTTCTGTATTCCAGCAGCTACCTTTATCATCTAAATAAATTTGCGGATATTGCTGTTGCAATTCTGTTATTTTTTGCCAACCTTCACGCATTACGTCTTCAGTTCGGAAAACAGCACAGCATTCAGTCATACAATCTTGGAAGGCTTGACGCACTTGATTAATCCGATATTTCCCTGGCTGTTCTATTAAGGCTTGGATTTGTTGCTGGGCTTCTTGGATGTAGTGTTCTTCGTTCACAGCAGGTAACTTCCGATTCTGCACATATTGAGCGATCGCCGCTCCGGTACGCCTACCATAAACTATACATTCCAGCAGCGAATTACTACCAAGACGATTAGCACCATGTACAGATACACAAGCTGTTTCACCAGCAGCAAAAAAGCCTTCAACTAAGTTATCTCCACTGCTGCGAACTCGTCCATCGGTGTTCACTGGGATACCACCCATACAATAGTGATTTGTGGGGCGAATTGGCATCGGCTGAGTTACCGCGTCAACACCGACTAAGCGGTGGGCTTCTTCCCAACAGAAGGGAACACGACTCATAATTTTTTCTTTGCCCATGTGTCGCAAGTCAAGATAGACAAAGGGGCCGCCTGCACTTCCGTCGGGATGAACTCCACGCCCGGCGCGAATTTCGTAAGATATCGCCCGTGAGGTAATATCACGAGGAGCTAATTCCATGCGACTGGGTGCATAGTTTTTCATGAAGCGATCGCCATCACTATTAATTAAATACGCGCCTTCGCCCCTGACAGCTTCCGAAATCAGCACACCTACCGGATACAAACCAGTGGGATGAAACTGCACAAATTCCATATCTTCTAGGGGTAAACCTGCGATCGCCGTCATCGCCAAACCGTCGCCCGTAGAAGCGTAATCATTAGAAGTCGTATTATAAACGCGACCATAGCCACCTGTAGCAAACATGACCGCCTTCGCCCGCAGCACCTCTATATGCCCATCTAACAGGTGAAACATCACCACACCCTTGGCCTCACCTGATTCTAAAATCAAGCGCATTACATACCATTCTTCATAGATATGCACACCATAACGCCGCAGGTTGTTAACCAACTCATGTAGAATCGCGTGACCAGTTTTATCCGCAGCGTAGCAAGTGCGATCGTGAGAATGTCCACCAAAAGCGCGTTGGGCAATGCGACCATCAGGTAAACGCGAGAATAAAACACCCATGTGTTCCAGATCAATTACCACATCTGGGGCTTCCTGGGCGAGAATTGCCACTGCGTCTTGGTCTGCTAAATAGTCAGAACCCTTGACAGTATCAAAAGCGTGTGCTTCCCAACTATCTTCAGAATCAACATTTTTCAAAGAAGCCGCCATCCCACCTTGAGCGGCTACCGAGTGGGAACGGATGGGATGAGTTTTAGCCACCACAGCCACATTTAAACTAGGATCAGTGCGCGCAATTTCCACAGCAGCGCGACATCCCGCCAATCCCCCTCCGACAATAAGCACATCATGTTCCAACATCACTAACCCCCGACTGCATAAAGCTGCTGTTCTATTGTAGAGACCAGATTTATCAGACGGTGAGTTATCTGCAACTCTCAAGAAAAATCCCTAGAGTTGCAGGCGATCACATTTTAGAGTCAGACAGCGATAGGATGCGTTATGGTATTCCACCTAACGCACCGTAGTGATTTTAATTGGAGTTCCTCAGCTAGTTGCTTGTACTGGTTGTTGCTGGGAAATATTACCGGGTATGGGTTCAGTCTTCATTCCTGGAGATATCGCTGTGACCTCAATATGATTGAATAACGTAGTCACGAATGCAAACAGCAAAAATGGCAGCGATAACAGAACTACAAGACCCACCGTTACTAAAGCATATACAGGCCGTTTAGCACCCATTAACGCCAAAGCAGATGCCAAACTAATAGTGATTGTGATTAACCAAATAATGATCTGACCGTAGATGTCACCAAAGGTCAGGGTACAAACAAACTGGTATTTTTGAGTATTACTCTTGTTCATCATATTTTATATTTGCTTCAAATCTCTCCTATAGGTTCTACGTTAAAGCTATGTTTGGCTTGCAGTCAATTTCTCAATATTTTGGCAAATTTTGTAATTTAACTTCATAGGTTTTTTGCGACAAATCTTGTCACTACTTCGAGATCATCCGTCCAGGTAATTTTTATGTGCTTAATACTACTTGCGCTTTAGCTGAGATTATGGTAAGAATTGCGGAAACTAGCAGGATGAGATTAGTTTGTACTTATCAAAGGATATTGTGCAGTTGATTAAATAATATCCATTAGGACTTTTGTAGCAAAAGCAACATTTTTTTTGATACCAAGGCTCTAATATCATTCAGAGTTAAGCAATAACTAGAAATAAAGCCTAGCTGGAGTCAATGTTACACCCTGCTTTAGCTGGCAAAATTACAAATCAAACTACTAGGCAATTTCTTAACTATGAATTGAAATCAAATATAGGGGATCACTACTTTGAAAATCAGCAATTAATAAGTATAAGTTAATGGAAGGCCATTTTTATATTTTCTTTGTTATTTTGTATTTAACGGGACAGTTATTCGTTATCTAGTGAGCTTAAATGTAAATTAAGTGAACTATTTACCAGCAAGTTCTATGCAAATTACTCACTTTGTGCTTTTGCTCGTTATATTCATCAGCACAAGAAAAATTACCGACATAGATTGCATGGTAAAGCT
This genomic interval from Nodularia sp. LEGE 06071 contains the following:
- a CDS encoding succinate dehydrogenase/fumarate reductase flavoprotein subunit, producing MLEHDVLIVGGGLAGCRAAVEIARTDPSLNVAVVAKTHPIRSHSVAAQGGMAASLKNVDSEDSWEAHAFDTVKGSDYLADQDAVAILAQEAPDVVIDLEHMGVLFSRLPDGRIAQRAFGGHSHDRTCYAADKTGHAILHELVNNLRRYGVHIYEEWYVMRLILESGEAKGVVMFHLLDGHIEVLRAKAVMFATGGYGRVYNTTSNDYASTGDGLAMTAIAGLPLEDMEFVQFHPTGLYPVGVLISEAVRGEGAYLINSDGDRFMKNYAPSRMELAPRDITSRAISYEIRAGRGVHPDGSAGGPFVYLDLRHMGKEKIMSRVPFCWEEAHRLVGVDAVTQPMPIRPTNHYCMGGIPVNTDGRVRSSGDNLVEGFFAAGETACVSVHGANRLGSNSLLECIVYGRRTGAAIAQYVQNRKLPAVNEEHYIQEAQQQIQALIEQPGKYRINQVRQAFQDCMTECCAVFRTEDVMREGWQKITELQQQYPQIYLDDKGSCWNTELVEALELRSLMVVGQTILASALNRQESRGAHFREDYPQRDDTNFLQHTMAYYSPAGIDIQYRPVVINMFEPKERKY